One window from the genome of Desulforegula conservatrix Mb1Pa encodes:
- a CDS encoding DUF1186 domain-containing protein yields MMKNIYLPPVDVLLTHGEKDLEDDWMDYTQFGITEEHIPELIKMATDEELLDAEAGTAEIWATVHACRALGQLKAADAVEPLISLIYRIDEFDDEWMGNDFLQVFPLIGKPSLDPLKKYLADPHNNTYGRVRAAEYIEYIGLKNLELKDECTNIIAAQLDKCMLNDEYLNGILVSLLMDVNATDKIDIIRNAYINERVDDSICGDLEDVEIAFGMRTERATERKSFFSFMEDSDDEESDYDHDNLGFIPQSSPSAPIIKPEKIGRNEPCPCGSGKKYKKCCLK; encoded by the coding sequence ATGATGAAAAATATATACTTACCCCCCGTGGATGTCCTGCTTACTCATGGAGAAAAAGACCTTGAAGATGACTGGATGGACTACACTCAGTTCGGAATAACAGAAGAGCATATTCCGGAGCTTATTAAAATGGCCACAGACGAGGAGCTTCTTGATGCCGAAGCTGGAACTGCTGAAATTTGGGCTACGGTGCATGCCTGCAGGGCGCTTGGACAACTTAAGGCTGCCGATGCGGTAGAGCCTCTTATTTCACTGATCTACAGGATTGATGAATTTGACGATGAGTGGATGGGAAATGATTTTCTTCAGGTTTTTCCTCTGATCGGGAAACCCTCCCTGGACCCGCTTAAAAAATACCTTGCCGATCCCCATAATAATACATACGGAAGGGTTAGAGCGGCCGAATACATAGAGTATATAGGTCTTAAAAATCTGGAGCTTAAAGATGAATGCACAAATATCATTGCTGCCCAACTTGATAAATGCATGCTTAATGATGAATACCTGAATGGGATACTGGTGTCGTTATTAATGGATGTGAATGCGACAGACAAAATTGATATAATCAGGAACGCTTATATCAATGAAAGAGTCGATGACTCTATCTGCGGAGATCTTGAAGATGTTGAGATAGCATTTGGGATGAGAACTGAAAGAGCCACAGAGAGGAAGTCCTTTTTTAGTTTTATGGAAGACTCGGACGACGAGGAATCTGATTATGATCATGACAACTTGGGCTTTATTCCTCAATCATCTCCTTCTGCACCGATAATCAAGCCTGAAAAGATAGGCAGGAATGAACCCTGTCCGTGCGGAAGTGGTAAAAAATACAAAAAATGCTGTCTTAAATAA